From the genome of bacterium, one region includes:
- a CDS encoding biopolymer transporter ExbD, protein MKVYRYECKTNVAPLIDVSLCIVLTLMMISPFLNETTQKVDLPVARASQMDDTDNTEVIFTLDGKIYVGEEQIALEDVRALLTPLFENNPDAVAVIKADKSLLYGDVERLIAEVEGAKAARIAISTGKKDTEVAEL, encoded by the coding sequence ATGAAGGTCTACCGCTACGAGTGCAAGACGAACGTCGCGCCGCTGATCGACGTGTCGCTGTGCATCGTCCTGACCCTGATGATGATCTCGCCGTTCCTCAACGAGACCACCCAGAAGGTGGACCTGCCCGTGGCCCGCGCGAGCCAGATGGACGACACCGACAACACCGAGGTCATCTTCACCCTCGACGGCAAGATCTACGTGGGCGAGGAACAGATCGCGCTCGAGGATGTGCGGGCCCTGCTGACGCCCCTGTTCGAGAACAACCCGGACGCCGTGGCGGTCATCAAGGCGGACAAGAGCCTTCTGTACGGGGACGTCGAGCGCCTCATCGCCGAGGTCGAGGGCGCCAAGGCGGCCCGCATCGCCATCTCCACCGGCAAGAAGGACACGGAGGTGGCGGAGCTATGA
- a CDS encoding biopolymer transporter ExbD, with translation MARSNRSHLHQESSPNITPLADVTTILIIVFLMTMPAILGNGIQVNATRAEASETVVTTREQQDQEMLMVSVAPEGIKVNGDAVALADLERKLADALSSRTDKTVVIVPSDFVKLGDVVDVMDAATGGGASSLALLNRKEGVR, from the coding sequence GTGGCACGATCCAATCGATCTCACCTGCATCAGGAGAGTTCGCCCAACATCACCCCGTTGGCGGACGTCACCACCATCCTGATCATCGTGTTCCTGATGACCATGCCGGCCATCCTCGGCAACGGCATCCAGGTCAACGCGACGCGCGCCGAGGCCAGCGAGACCGTGGTCACCACGCGAGAGCAGCAGGACCAGGAGATGCTCATGGTGAGCGTCGCCCCGGAGGGCATCAAGGTCAACGGCGACGCCGTGGCGCTCGCCGACCTCGAGCGGAAGCTGGCGGATGCGCTGTCTTCTCGCACCGACAAGACCGTCGTCATCGTGCCGAGCGACTTCGTGAAGCTCGGCGACGTGGTCGACGTCATGGACGCCGCCACGGGCGGCGGCGCCAGCAGCCTGGCGCTCCTGAACCGCAAGGAGGGGGTGCGATGA